The Centroberyx gerrardi isolate f3 chromosome 12, fCenGer3.hap1.cur.20231027, whole genome shotgun sequence genome has a window encoding:
- the etv1 gene encoding ETS translocation variant 1 isoform X1, producing the protein MSSAQVPDNDEQFVPDFQTENLAFHGLQLKIKREPHSPCSELSSNCSQERPFKLQYGEKCLYNVSAYEQKQPTGMKPSSPVTPPCSTPVSPLHHASPTAAPTPKPDRTYAHGPPSQPLPDNAYSMDHRFRRQLSEPCHSFPSPPTMARDGRPMYHRQMSEPNIPFPPQGFKQEYPDPLFEHPAMVGAPLPHAYPASMMIKQEPRDFTYDSAEVPSCHSVYLRQDGYLAHTNRTEGCMFDKVARHFYDDTCVVPEKVEGDIKQESGLYREGPSYQRRGSLQLWQFLVALLDDPSNSHFIAWTGRGMEFKLIEPEEVARRWGIQKNRPAMNYDKLSRSLRYYYEKGIMQKVAGERYVYKFVCDPEALFSMAFPDNQRPVLKTDMERQINEEDTVPLSHFDENMAYVQEGPYCQPHPYSEGYVY; encoded by the exons atGTCTTCAGCTCAAGTTCCCGACAATGACGAGCAGTTTGTTCCAGACTTCCAGACTGAAAACT TGGCTTTCCACGGACTGCAGCTGAAGATCAAGAGGGAGCCGCACAGCCCGTGTTCAGAGCTGAGCTCCAACTGTAGTCAGGAACGGCCCTTCAAACTCCAGTATGGAGAGAAGTGCCTGTACAACGTCAG TGCCTATGAGCAGAAGCAGCCTACAGGAATGAAGCCCTCCAGCCCAGTGACGCCCCCTTGTAGCACCCCTGTGTCCCCGCTCCACCATGCCTCGCCCACGGCAGCCCCGACCCCCAAGCCAGACAGGACCTACGCCCACGGCCCGCCCTCGCAGCCTCTCCCCGACAACGCCTACTCTATGGACCACAG ATTTCGGCGTCAGCTCTCAGAGCCGTGCCACTCGTTCCCCTCCCCGCCGACGATGGCTCGGGACGGGCGGCCCATGTACCACAGGCAGATGTCGGAGCCCAACATCCCCTTCCCTCCTCAAGGCTTCAAGCAGGAGTACCCCGACCCCCTGTTCGAACACCCGGCCATGGTGGGGGCGCCGCTGCCCCACGCGTACCCCGCCTCCATGATGATCAAGCAGGAGCCGAGGGATTTCACCTACGACTCAG CTGAAGTGCCTAGCTGCCATTCTGTCTACTTACGGCAAGACGGCTATCTGGCTCACACTAACAGGACTGAAG gTTGTATGTTTGACAAAGTGGCGAGGCATTTCTACGATGATACCTGCGTGGTCCCTGAAAAGGTCGAAG GTGACATCAAGCAGGAGTCCGGCCTGTACCGCGAGGGGCCGTCGTACCAGCGCAGAGGCTCCCTGCAGCTCTGGCAGTTCTTGGTGGCGCTGCTGGACGACCCGTCCAACTCCCACTTCATCGCCTGGACCGGCCGCGGCATGGAGTTCAAACTCATCGAACCGGAGGAG GTGGCACGTCGATGGGGAATACAGAAGAATCGACCGGCTATGAACTACGACAAGCTCAGCCGATCGTTGCGCTATTACTACGAGAAGGGAATCAtgcaaaag gTGGCGGGGGAGAGATACGTCTACAAGTTCGTGTGCGACCCCGAGGCGTTGTTCTCCATGGCGTTTCCCGACAATCAGCGGCCGGTGCTGAAGACGGACATGGAGCGGCAGATCAACGAGGAGGACACGGTGCCGCTGTCGCACTTTGACGAGAACATGGCCTACGTACAGGAAGGGCCCTACTGCCAGCCGCACCCCTACAGCGAGGGCTACGTTTATTAA
- the etv1 gene encoding ETS translocation variant 1 isoform X2, whose product MSSAQVPDNDEQFVPDFQTENLAFHGLQLKIKREPHSPCSELSSNCSQERPFKLQYGEKCLYNVSAYEQKQPTGMKPSSPVTPPCSTPVSPLHHASPTAAPTPKPDRTYAHGPPSQPLPDNAYSMDHRFRRQLSEPCHSFPSPPTMARDGRPMYHRQMSEPNIPFPPQGFKQEYPDPLFEHPAMVGAPLPHAYPASMMIKQEPRDFTYDSGCMFDKVARHFYDDTCVVPEKVEGDIKQESGLYREGPSYQRRGSLQLWQFLVALLDDPSNSHFIAWTGRGMEFKLIEPEEVARRWGIQKNRPAMNYDKLSRSLRYYYEKGIMQKVAGERYVYKFVCDPEALFSMAFPDNQRPVLKTDMERQINEEDTVPLSHFDENMAYVQEGPYCQPHPYSEGYVY is encoded by the exons atGTCTTCAGCTCAAGTTCCCGACAATGACGAGCAGTTTGTTCCAGACTTCCAGACTGAAAACT TGGCTTTCCACGGACTGCAGCTGAAGATCAAGAGGGAGCCGCACAGCCCGTGTTCAGAGCTGAGCTCCAACTGTAGTCAGGAACGGCCCTTCAAACTCCAGTATGGAGAGAAGTGCCTGTACAACGTCAG TGCCTATGAGCAGAAGCAGCCTACAGGAATGAAGCCCTCCAGCCCAGTGACGCCCCCTTGTAGCACCCCTGTGTCCCCGCTCCACCATGCCTCGCCCACGGCAGCCCCGACCCCCAAGCCAGACAGGACCTACGCCCACGGCCCGCCCTCGCAGCCTCTCCCCGACAACGCCTACTCTATGGACCACAG ATTTCGGCGTCAGCTCTCAGAGCCGTGCCACTCGTTCCCCTCCCCGCCGACGATGGCTCGGGACGGGCGGCCCATGTACCACAGGCAGATGTCGGAGCCCAACATCCCCTTCCCTCCTCAAGGCTTCAAGCAGGAGTACCCCGACCCCCTGTTCGAACACCCGGCCATGGTGGGGGCGCCGCTGCCCCACGCGTACCCCGCCTCCATGATGATCAAGCAGGAGCCGAGGGATTTCACCTACGACTCAG gTTGTATGTTTGACAAAGTGGCGAGGCATTTCTACGATGATACCTGCGTGGTCCCTGAAAAGGTCGAAG GTGACATCAAGCAGGAGTCCGGCCTGTACCGCGAGGGGCCGTCGTACCAGCGCAGAGGCTCCCTGCAGCTCTGGCAGTTCTTGGTGGCGCTGCTGGACGACCCGTCCAACTCCCACTTCATCGCCTGGACCGGCCGCGGCATGGAGTTCAAACTCATCGAACCGGAGGAG GTGGCACGTCGATGGGGAATACAGAAGAATCGACCGGCTATGAACTACGACAAGCTCAGCCGATCGTTGCGCTATTACTACGAGAAGGGAATCAtgcaaaag gTGGCGGGGGAGAGATACGTCTACAAGTTCGTGTGCGACCCCGAGGCGTTGTTCTCCATGGCGTTTCCCGACAATCAGCGGCCGGTGCTGAAGACGGACATGGAGCGGCAGATCAACGAGGAGGACACGGTGCCGCTGTCGCACTTTGACGAGAACATGGCCTACGTACAGGAAGGGCCCTACTGCCAGCCGCACCCCTACAGCGAGGGCTACGTTTATTAA
- the etv1 gene encoding ETS translocation variant 1 isoform X3 gives MSSAQVPDNDEQFVPDFQTENLAFHGLQLKIKREPHSPCSELSSNCSQERPFKLQYGEKCLYNVRFRRQLSEPCHSFPSPPTMARDGRPMYHRQMSEPNIPFPPQGFKQEYPDPLFEHPAMVGAPLPHAYPASMMIKQEPRDFTYDSAEVPSCHSVYLRQDGYLAHTNRTEGCMFDKVARHFYDDTCVVPEKVEGDIKQESGLYREGPSYQRRGSLQLWQFLVALLDDPSNSHFIAWTGRGMEFKLIEPEEVARRWGIQKNRPAMNYDKLSRSLRYYYEKGIMQKVAGERYVYKFVCDPEALFSMAFPDNQRPVLKTDMERQINEEDTVPLSHFDENMAYVQEGPYCQPHPYSEGYVY, from the exons atGTCTTCAGCTCAAGTTCCCGACAATGACGAGCAGTTTGTTCCAGACTTCCAGACTGAAAACT TGGCTTTCCACGGACTGCAGCTGAAGATCAAGAGGGAGCCGCACAGCCCGTGTTCAGAGCTGAGCTCCAACTGTAGTCAGGAACGGCCCTTCAAACTCCAGTATGGAGAGAAGTGCCTGTACAACGTCAG ATTTCGGCGTCAGCTCTCAGAGCCGTGCCACTCGTTCCCCTCCCCGCCGACGATGGCTCGGGACGGGCGGCCCATGTACCACAGGCAGATGTCGGAGCCCAACATCCCCTTCCCTCCTCAAGGCTTCAAGCAGGAGTACCCCGACCCCCTGTTCGAACACCCGGCCATGGTGGGGGCGCCGCTGCCCCACGCGTACCCCGCCTCCATGATGATCAAGCAGGAGCCGAGGGATTTCACCTACGACTCAG CTGAAGTGCCTAGCTGCCATTCTGTCTACTTACGGCAAGACGGCTATCTGGCTCACACTAACAGGACTGAAG gTTGTATGTTTGACAAAGTGGCGAGGCATTTCTACGATGATACCTGCGTGGTCCCTGAAAAGGTCGAAG GTGACATCAAGCAGGAGTCCGGCCTGTACCGCGAGGGGCCGTCGTACCAGCGCAGAGGCTCCCTGCAGCTCTGGCAGTTCTTGGTGGCGCTGCTGGACGACCCGTCCAACTCCCACTTCATCGCCTGGACCGGCCGCGGCATGGAGTTCAAACTCATCGAACCGGAGGAG GTGGCACGTCGATGGGGAATACAGAAGAATCGACCGGCTATGAACTACGACAAGCTCAGCCGATCGTTGCGCTATTACTACGAGAAGGGAATCAtgcaaaag gTGGCGGGGGAGAGATACGTCTACAAGTTCGTGTGCGACCCCGAGGCGTTGTTCTCCATGGCGTTTCCCGACAATCAGCGGCCGGTGCTGAAGACGGACATGGAGCGGCAGATCAACGAGGAGGACACGGTGCCGCTGTCGCACTTTGACGAGAACATGGCCTACGTACAGGAAGGGCCCTACTGCCAGCCGCACCCCTACAGCGAGGGCTACGTTTATTAA